The genomic stretch ttcAAACGATTAGGAAGAGAAGTTACCTTTGAAAAACCGCcctagagagtttatgttttgagaagatgtgaAGAATagttgaaaatgcgtctaagttatgaacttatgggttgcaggtatcgcaattgcgatcagggttcgcaattgtgaacccagGCTCTGCTAAGCTTGCATTTGTGAGgcaactttcgcatttgcgaagtcgtaATTGCGAAACtacagtcgcatttgcgataacatGCCTAAATGGGGAGCATCGCATTTGCAAAgggaaatctcgcatttgcgaggaagggctGGACTGGgttgtttcgcatttgcgactcagccctcgcatttgcgaactccaTTTGCGAGtcaggcttcacaaatgcgaagcctatAGTCCTGCAATGAAATAGCTAAAGCTTGCAAATTTTCAAGTCTAAAatacaccccgtggcctatccaaaattcacctgagctctcggggctccaaaccaaacatgcacaccaacctaaaaacatcatacggactcgctcgtgcattcaaatcactaaaataacatcgaatttagcatcaaatacgatctgattcacgttatttcaagtccgtttcttactaaatttcacagactcatgttaaatcacatataagacctgtaccagctccggaaccaaaatacgggcccgataccatcaaggcttaaacacatttcactttcaaaaactcataatattccagaaaataattttctttaaaaatttatttctcgggcttgggacctcggaatacgattccgggcatatgcccaagtcccatattttcctacggacccttcgggactgtcaaatcacgggtccgggtccgtttacccaaaatgttgaccgaattcaacttaaattcattttaaagtcaaaattcatcatttttcacaaatattTGCATATTGGCTTTCCGACTacatgcccggactgcgcatgcaaatcgaggtgatgctgaaagaggtttttaaggtctcagaacgcagaatttatttctaaaacaagtgatgacccgcAGTTTTTGTGGGACGGGTGGGGTCCACTTGAGTTTTTTATCGAGGTTGGGGGGGAGGAGTTTCTGTCGAGAAGAACGTAGGGGAAAGGGAAGGGGACGGTATTTGAAGAGGCAAAGCATGGTTGTATAAGGCGTTTTAGTAAAATGCAGTATTGAACCACGTTTTAAGTAAACGTTCCTTTAGCTTCCAGGTAAAACGCGTTTACAAAAGGCGTTTTAATAAAACGCAGTATTGAAACGCGTTTTACCTTAACGTCCCAAACGAACGTTAAGGTAAAACGTGGTTCAAAACTTCGTTTTACATATTTTGGTCACTAAGTTTTTTTTCCacttatttatgtattttgggtCTAAAAAGACAACATCTCGGTTCTGGACTCCTCCTACGTATCATAGTTCCTTgggaaaagaaaaagatgaaaagataAACTGATGAAGGAGAAGTTTAATTTTCTCCAGAAAATGGGCAGCATATGTATTACATTACTTAGATAACATCTTCTTAAAGTGAGTTGCTTTAACGGAAAATGGTTAATCTTATTTTCTTTTCCATAGACAATTTTAATGATATAGTAGTCAATAGTCGTAGATGTAAAGAAAGAAAATCGAAAGTTTAATGcaattattcaaaatataaattacagtcaaaatgaaaagaaagagaaattaATTAAAGGAAACTGCAAGATAGCACATTGATCTCTAGCAAAAATTATTGGCCGCATTAGAAGCCGGAGGAATCTCAAAATGCCAAATCCTTCCTACACCTTTGACCaaatttttcctacacaagaaaaGCTCAGCATAAATCTTCTCAACCTTACGATCCACATCATGTAAGTAGACATGTGTGACAccatttcctttcctgtttctcgCCATAACAGCTGCCGAATAAATAGCTGCCATTCTTCCTGGTGCTTCTGCAAAATACCCTCTTGGAGCATCTATCATAATCACATCCCATTCCTTATTATATACTTCATCTGATAACATGTCTAACGCTAATTTACAGCGATGATTGCCACGTAAGAATGATTTTTTCGCTGAACAATCTGGTTCCTTATGGTAATGTTCTACTAGCTCATCTGCCTCCGATAACATTGTCCGATATTTCACGGTGTCAGCGTGAAGGAACGGGGCATCTTTTAGTATGGTTTCCACCCATTTTGGATCTTCCTCTAGGAACAATGTATTGCCACCGGAATTAAACGATGCCCACATTAGAGAATCATGGCCTAGACCAAATACAAGGAAATTACATGGAGTTTTGTTTTTCAGAACATCAAAAGATACCCTGATTTCATCGATTGTTTGTTGAGGTATCACTCGCGATGTCGCATAGTGTAAAATGGCATCGAGCTGGAGTTGCTGCGGATTCGATCTCTTGCCATTATCGAGAAATTTCCCCATGTTTGGAGCTTGATTATTGCAGAGGATGGAATTTTCTGACGTTTTGAAAAACATGGAAATGAAAAGTGCACCTCCTATTAAACCTACTAATGCTATAACGAGGCACCATGATTTCTCTGGCTTGAAATGGCTATGACTCTGTTTTTGCATGTTTTTTGAAGGATGGATTTGGAGGAAGAAGGTGTGATATCAAGTATGAAACTTGTTTGTCTAGGGAACAAAAAATTAAAGGCTTTTATAAGAGCTTTTCATGAGAGTACTGCCATGCACGTTGTCGACGTGATTAGTCATGGATATATAGATATTCGTATTGCAACAAATATTAGCATCCATTATTTTTGTTTCCAACAATAATTATATAGGCGGGCCAAATTATATATTCTTTTTGTCTTAGTTTATGTGGCACTGTTTCAATTTCGCGAGTTGAATTTTCGATTTTAACCGTGAATTTCATATATAatctttaaaattttaaaaataaaatttacatatttaaaaactatataaaaaatactctataagtcacaataattaatgttcaaaatatttaaaaattacagTCAAAGAAACTTATTTGGCTCTCAAAAGCCTAACAATACCATATAAACTGGGATGGAGGGTGTATTAAGCTTATGTTTTAACGGTCAATGAAGCTCAGATCTGTCAATCTGACATAGGCGAATACTTAATGAAATTGGAAAATGATGAAATATCGGGGCAAATGAGTAGGAATAACTTTAAAATGGACTATTTTTTAATTAAGACAACAAAGTAGGAGGGGGTGGATTTGCAATAACACAGCTTACATGTTACGTACATAAACATTTTCTAGTGGCACGATCAGATTAAAGAATTAAATTATTACTCCGTAGATCGAACCTATATTATTCATCAAATAGCTCCTTATCTTCGACgaaaaacaaaattaactatATCGGGAGAATCACACCATTTTGTCAAGGAGCTATTGAATGAGTAATTATTAAGTACTTTTCCGGGTTCAAAAAGATTCATATATTTTAAATCTCTTGCTCAACCCCATTATAGCCTAATAGGAAAAGTCTTCATTCGTTTCCTAAAACATTCGGTTAAAGCACCTGACCAAACATAGGGTTTATGTCACGATCCCAACTTCCCGTCTTATGATGTCGTGATGTCACCTAATTTTAGAGATTAAATAAGCCTAACACATGCTCATTATTAATAGAATTTAACTAGCTTAACTGCAATACTTTATATAATATATGTAACAACAGAGTTGAACCAACAACAGTTACTTAACCCCAAAACCGATAGTACAAGTCATACAATTTTCTAAGAGTCACTAGAAATAACAATACATCACTATCTCGGACTAATAGGAAACAGTGGAAATAAAGTGTAACAAAAGGTGACTTTGGAGCCTGCGGCCGTCCAGCatgtgtaccttgaagtctctagtcGTAGAGGCATAAGTCTCGAAACCAACTCAATCAAAAGTAcatagatctgcacaaaaatgtgcagaagcataacatgagtacaccacagtggtacctagtaagtatcaaacctaacctcggtagagtagtgacgaggccaggtcaagTCACTCATCGGACATGTAAACCTGTGCAGGATATGACATAAAGCTAACAAGGAAATGATATCAATATAAGGCCAATAGCAGAAAGATTTCAAATTACGATCAACAGTGAAAATAAGGGAGCACGAATGGCAACGAGAAACAACCAAGTAATTAAGCAACAACATAGCCGGGGTACAGATGAATTAATATAAATGGGTTCAAGTAAGGGAAACCGAAGACAACTCAATCAATCAAATCATTCCTATTACACGAATTTCAATAAGAATTATACACGTGGCACCTTGTGCTCACATTTTCCAAATCAGTTTCGCACGGTAAAATCCATGTGCTACCATGTACATAGTATCTGTGTCAATATCAACTAAGATGATCGATGAATAATTTAAACACAATTAAAACTTAAATACAGTAAAGCGTCAAATGAGATATTAAGCTTAATTTAAGATtcaaataaagtaaaataaaggAGACATTGTGCAAATAGAGTATCAGATGAGCTTAGTTTAGAAATAAATGAGATGAAGTAAAATATTGCTTTTAAACAAAGTAAAACATCAATTAAATTTAGCAAGTTAAATATAAAATTTGTTAAAGTAAAACATGATAATAATTTTTAAGTAATTACACAATAATAAGGTGATGAGTAAATTTGAGAAGCCAATTAAAGTAAAATATAATAACTATTTAAATTAGTAAAACGCTGAATGAGATACgagtttatttttgaaagaaacacAAGTGAAACACCTTAAGAATTCTTTCATTTAAATCCACTAAATTATCAACAACTCAATCGGATATAAGTTAATGATCCCGAGCACATAAATTCACCTTGACGATCAATTTATCAAGAAACAATAGAGGCGTAAATTTGACATATTGAGGCAACACAACATATTGCATAGAATGCATGACTCACACAAGAAGTCAATATCGTTCTTAGAATACTGACTGTTAATCAAATACGATCAAAATACGAAATAACAATAACCGTCCTAACATAAAATGTACCATGAGAATCACAACCGGAAATAACTTTAATATCACAACAATTTCGACATCTACAtccgttgcgacgtgcaacccgatcccatacaATAATAAACATATTCGTTGTGGCGTGTAACCTGATCCCACACAATATCATCAtttatcaatatcataatcctcccttattccaccatatcatcattatcattactgttgcggcgtgtaacccgctctcacaatttacaaccaactacgGCGTACCAAACAATCAAAAGAAATAACGTGGCTACACAAAGATGTCACAACAGATGAAAAAGTTACATGATAACTCACGAAATCAAATAGCAAGGAATGACAATCCATAAACGAAGACACAATTTCTGAGAATCAATTAACAATTAAGGCATGTAGCAGATAAAGCATGAATTAAATAAGTAATTGCAATTAACAATTAGCATATAAGGGTGAACTTGACAACAAAAGATAGAACATGTACTAACAACT from Nicotiana sylvestris chromosome 12, ASM39365v2, whole genome shotgun sequence encodes the following:
- the LOC104224980 gene encoding arabinogalactan O-methyltransferase 2, with the translated sequence MQKQSHSHFKPEKSWCLVIALVGLIGGALFISMFFKTSENSILCNNQAPNMGKFLDNGKRSNPQQLQLDAILHYATSRVIPQQTIDEIRVSFDVLKNKTPCNFLVFGLGHDSLMWASFNSGGNTLFLEEDPKWVETILKDAPFLHADTVKYRTMLSEADELVEHYHKEPDCSAKKSFLRGNHRCKLALDMLSDEVYNKEWDVIMIDAPRGYFAEAPGRMAAIYSAAVMARNRKGNGVTHVYLHDVDRKVEKIYAELFLCRKNLVKGVGRIWHFEIPPASNAANNFC